A DNA window from Amycolatopsis sp. DSM 110486 contains the following coding sequences:
- a CDS encoding alpha/beta fold hydrolase has product MKIVLVHGGWQGGWAWDGVAEQLSAAGHEVFAPTLRGQEDGDVDRSGVTLTTMVDDLIDRIERHGFDRFVLVGHSGGGPVIQLVAEQQPERVERTVFVDAWVLSDGECINDLLPDELVGAVTALAGQSTDNSVTLPPEMFLGAFMQDADETLAASVAARIVPSPLGWLTEPVRLTRFFTSGVPSSYVFLQQDQAVPKTAYEQSAHRLADPRIVECPGSHEAMLTHPVELAKALLEATA; this is encoded by the coding sequence ATGAAGATCGTGCTCGTCCACGGCGGGTGGCAGGGCGGCTGGGCGTGGGACGGCGTGGCCGAACAGCTGAGTGCCGCCGGTCACGAGGTGTTCGCCCCGACTCTGCGCGGCCAGGAGGACGGCGACGTCGACCGCTCCGGCGTCACGCTGACCACCATGGTCGACGACTTGATCGATCGGATCGAGCGGCACGGCTTCGACCGGTTCGTCCTCGTCGGCCACAGCGGCGGCGGCCCGGTGATCCAGCTCGTCGCGGAACAGCAGCCCGAACGCGTGGAACGCACCGTCTTCGTCGACGCGTGGGTGCTGTCGGACGGCGAGTGCATCAACGACCTCCTGCCGGACGAGCTCGTCGGCGCGGTCACCGCGCTGGCCGGGCAGAGCACCGACAACTCCGTCACCCTGCCGCCCGAGATGTTCCTGGGGGCGTTCATGCAGGACGCCGACGAGACGCTGGCCGCGAGCGTCGCGGCACGGATCGTGCCGAGCCCGCTGGGCTGGCTCACGGAACCTGTCCGGCTGACGCGGTTCTTCACCTCGGGTGTCCCCAGCAGCTACGTCTTCCTCCAGCAGGACCAGGCTGTGCCGAAGACGGCCTACGAGCAGTCCGCCCATCGCCTGGCCGACCCGCGGATCGTCGAGTGCCCCGGCAGCCACGAGGCCATGCTCACGCACCCGGTCGAGCTCGCGAAGGCGTTGCTGGAGGCCACCGCGTGA
- a CDS encoding ABC transporter ATP-binding protein, giving the protein MNLTVRGLDARYGSTRVLHEVSCEVPDGTMVAMIGANGAGKTTLLKCLAGLHRPSAGEVTLGGEPVAGLPAHEVARRGVCLVPAGRQLFGDLTVAENLQVGLHGTGVRGTAATERLERVYSLFPILREFATRQSGLLSGGQQQMLAIARALVREPKVLLLDEPSLGIAPLLVTEILGVLQQLARDGVTILLAEQNAAAALGIADHGVVMENGTITRTDTAAALLADEDVSRHYLGTARDAVAVGHARALPAGLREPLQTT; this is encoded by the coding sequence ATGAACCTCACCGTCCGCGGCCTCGACGCCCGCTACGGCTCCACCCGCGTGCTGCACGAGGTCTCCTGCGAGGTCCCCGACGGCACCATGGTCGCGATGATCGGCGCCAACGGCGCGGGCAAGACCACGCTGCTCAAGTGCCTCGCCGGGCTGCACCGGCCGTCCGCGGGGGAAGTCACGCTGGGCGGCGAACCGGTCGCCGGGCTCCCCGCGCACGAGGTGGCGCGCCGCGGCGTGTGCCTCGTCCCGGCCGGGCGGCAGCTTTTCGGCGACCTGACCGTCGCGGAGAACCTGCAGGTCGGGTTGCACGGCACGGGAGTGCGCGGCACAGCGGCGACCGAGCGCCTGGAGCGCGTCTACAGCCTGTTCCCGATCCTGCGCGAGTTCGCCACCCGCCAGTCCGGGCTGCTGTCCGGCGGGCAGCAGCAGATGCTGGCCATCGCGCGGGCGCTCGTGCGGGAGCCGAAGGTGCTGCTGCTCGACGAACCGTCGCTGGGCATCGCGCCCTTGCTGGTCACCGAGATCCTCGGCGTGCTGCAACAGCTCGCGCGCGACGGCGTGACGATCCTGCTCGCCGAGCAGAACGCCGCTGCTGCGCTCGGCATCGCCGACCACGGCGTGGTGATGGAGAACGGCACCATCACCCGCACCGACACCGCGGCGGCCCTGCTCGCCGACGAGGACGTGAGCCGCCATTACCTCGGCACCGCCCGCGACGCCGTCGCCGTGGGTCACGCCCGCGCGTTGCCCGCCGGGTTGCGCGAACCGCTGCAGACCACTTAA
- a CDS encoding ABC transporter ATP-binding protein, giving the protein MTTETPLLAVHGLTRRFGGVTAVDDVSFTVAPGTVRAIIGPNGAGKTTLLDLMTGFTAPDAGRVEFAGQDITGVRPHRLPTLGLARTFQSARLVGTLTVRENVMLGGYRFTRARFLSDGLRLPGTRREERALGRRADELLEFLELGAYADSLAGELPAGAQRLVEVARGLAGGPTLLLLDEPAAGLDDTETGELAAALRAVCAGGISLVVIEHNIELVMTVSDHVTVLDAGRVIADDVPQRVQADPAVIEAYLGVKP; this is encoded by the coding sequence ATGACCACCGAGACCCCGCTGCTGGCCGTGCACGGCCTGACCCGCCGCTTCGGCGGCGTGACCGCGGTCGACGACGTGAGCTTCACCGTCGCCCCCGGCACCGTGCGCGCGATCATCGGCCCCAACGGCGCCGGCAAGACCACGCTGCTCGACCTCATGACCGGGTTCACCGCGCCCGACGCCGGCCGCGTCGAGTTCGCCGGACAGGACATCACCGGCGTCCGCCCGCACCGGCTGCCCACGCTCGGCCTCGCGCGCACCTTCCAGTCGGCTCGGCTGGTCGGCACGCTGACCGTGCGTGAGAATGTGATGCTCGGCGGCTACCGCTTCACCCGTGCGCGGTTCCTCTCCGACGGCTTGCGCCTGCCGGGCACCCGCCGCGAGGAACGCGCCCTCGGCCGCCGCGCCGACGAGCTGCTGGAGTTCCTGGAGCTCGGCGCGTACGCCGACTCCCTCGCGGGCGAGCTGCCCGCCGGTGCCCAGCGGCTGGTCGAGGTCGCGCGGGGACTCGCGGGCGGGCCGACGTTGCTGCTGCTGGACGAACCGGCGGCAGGGCTCGACGACACGGAGACCGGTGAGCTCGCGGCGGCGCTGCGCGCGGTGTGCGCGGGCGGCATCTCGCTGGTGGTGATCGAACACAACATCGAGCTCGTGATGACCGTGAGCGACCACGTCACCGTCCTCGACGCCGGCCGCGTGATCGCCGACGACGTGCCGCAGCGCGTGCAGGCCGACCCGGCCGTGATCGAGGCCTACCTGGGAGTGAAGCCATGA
- a CDS encoding branched-chain amino acid ABC transporter permease, whose translation MTTQEQTTPTTAARPQAGRGRSPQRLVVAAVAVVVALVLPLLVPGWLGLLVIAGIFFLIVLGLNLLMGYAGQVSLGQTLFMAIGGYGAGLLTLRWHWPTLVAMIVMAVVSAAVAAGLGTVFLRLRGYYLALATLGLAVITESLASGLTGFTGGPSGLVGVPSLRLGTFDVFSDQANYYLLLVVCGLGAWFVGNLQRSQTGRALSAIAADPAAATMLGINAARYKTSAFVVSAVYASLGGSLYAFYLRFISPEVVGVTVALSIVIMLALGGARTIVGPLLGALVIQGLPEVGQSFASWSPFVAGVVLIVVITYLPRGIWGAIKKAVQR comes from the coding sequence ATGACCACGCAGGAACAGACCACTCCCACCACCGCGGCCCGCCCGCAGGCCGGCCGCGGTCGGTCACCGCAGCGGCTGGTCGTCGCGGCCGTGGCGGTGGTCGTCGCCCTCGTGCTGCCGTTGCTGGTCCCGGGCTGGCTGGGCCTGCTCGTGATCGCCGGGATCTTCTTCCTGATCGTGCTCGGGCTCAACCTGCTCATGGGTTACGCGGGCCAGGTCTCGTTGGGACAGACGCTGTTCATGGCGATCGGCGGCTACGGCGCGGGCCTGCTCACGCTGCGCTGGCACTGGCCGACGCTGGTGGCGATGATCGTGATGGCCGTGGTCTCCGCTGCGGTCGCGGCCGGGCTGGGCACCGTGTTCCTGCGGCTGCGCGGCTACTACCTCGCGCTGGCGACGCTGGGGCTGGCCGTGATCACCGAGTCGCTCGCGTCCGGGCTCACCGGGTTCACGGGCGGGCCCTCGGGCCTGGTCGGCGTGCCGAGCCTGCGCCTGGGCACGTTCGACGTCTTCAGCGACCAGGCCAACTACTACCTGCTGCTCGTGGTGTGCGGGCTCGGCGCGTGGTTCGTCGGCAACCTGCAGCGTTCCCAGACCGGGCGGGCGCTCTCGGCCATCGCCGCCGACCCGGCGGCCGCGACGATGCTCGGCATCAACGCGGCCCGCTACAAGACCAGCGCGTTCGTGGTCTCCGCCGTCTACGCCTCGCTTGGCGGCAGCCTCTACGCGTTCTACCTGCGGTTCATCTCGCCGGAAGTGGTCGGCGTGACGGTGGCGCTGAGCATCGTGATCATGCTCGCGCTCGGCGGCGCGCGCACGATCGTCGGGCCGCTGCTGGGCGCGCTCGTGATCCAGGGGCTGCCGGAGGTGGGGCAGAGTTTCGCGTCCTGGTCGCCGTTCGTGGCCGGGGTCGTGCTCATCGTCGTGATCACCTACCTGCCGCGCGGGATCTGGGGCGCGATCAAGAAAGCGGTGCAGCGATGA
- a CDS encoding branched-chain amino acid ABC transporter permease, with amino-acid sequence MSGLIQVIVGGLADGGVYALIALGVSLVYSISRIINLAQGGFVVLAALLAVSIQQWLGVPPLVTVVIVVPLFALLMAVVERLVMAPAAARATPDRMLLVTVGLLQAIGGLLLLVWGNLPYTMQPFSGDTAITIGGVRIVSQYLWIIGALVVTVAALWFLVQRTSLGLTMRATASNPEAAALQGINVGRIRLIAFSLAGAMAALAGTTVIPATFLQFSTVTPYAVAGFIAAVAGGLGSTAGAVVGGLVLGLLQGLFSRYTSGDLAQVIAMAVLIVLLLVRPTGLLGKTSEVRR; translated from the coding sequence ATGTCCGGACTGATCCAGGTCATCGTCGGCGGCCTCGCCGACGGGGGCGTGTACGCGCTGATCGCGCTGGGCGTCTCGCTCGTCTATTCGATCAGCCGCATCATCAACCTCGCCCAGGGCGGGTTCGTGGTGCTCGCGGCGCTGCTGGCCGTGTCGATCCAGCAGTGGCTCGGTGTGCCACCGCTGGTCACCGTGGTTATCGTGGTGCCACTGTTCGCGTTGCTCATGGCGGTGGTGGAACGGCTGGTGATGGCGCCGGCCGCGGCCCGCGCGACGCCGGACCGGATGCTGCTGGTCACCGTCGGGCTGTTGCAGGCCATCGGCGGGCTGCTGCTGCTCGTGTGGGGCAACCTGCCGTACACGATGCAGCCCTTCAGCGGAGACACCGCGATCACGATCGGCGGCGTCCGCATCGTGTCGCAGTACCTGTGGATCATCGGCGCGCTCGTGGTGACGGTGGCCGCCCTCTGGTTCCTGGTGCAGCGCACGAGCCTCGGGCTGACGATGCGCGCCACGGCGAGCAACCCGGAAGCCGCCGCGCTGCAAGGGATCAACGTCGGGCGCATCCGCCTGATCGCGTTCAGCCTCGCCGGCGCGATGGCGGCGCTGGCCGGCACCACGGTCATCCCGGCGACGTTCCTGCAGTTCTCCACGGTGACGCCGTACGCGGTCGCCGGGTTCATCGCGGCGGTCGCGGGCGGCCTCGGCAGCACGGCCGGTGCCGTCGTCGGCGGCCTCGTTCTCGGTCTGCTGCAAGGACTTTTCAGCCGCTACACCAGCGGTGACCTCGCGCAGGTGATCGCGATGGCCGTGCTCATCGTGCTCCTGCTCGTGCGACCGACCGGGCTGCTGGGCAAGACGAGCGAGGTGCGCCGATGA
- a CDS encoding ABC transporter substrate-binding protein, which translates to MTVAVQFSPSSRPSPPRRRFGFVFAALALATAGCSASAASDDSAYTLGLITSQTGTGSQLGVGELQGAQLAVDQINARGGVNGKPLRLRTADDQSNPAQAVLQTRKMLGSVDALVGPSLSGPCQAVIPLASSAQLIDYCLSPGVKPKPGSYQWSASAPTDTLAERLLAYWKSQGITRVGLIYTTDASGLDGAHAIQSAAAHTGVSVVGQASYSPTAVSVTSQLQATTSGQPQALVVWSSGAAAGVAFKGIDQMGLKLPVATTDGNLTYAFLRRIADYTPDTLLIPATRDFWWQQQNPSTQVQQLERGYHDEFRARYGADPDFGPGVAYDGVLLVAQALEKAHGNVAATRDALESLRGVSGVVGTYSFARDNHRGIGADDVGIVRATGGRLTFVGR; encoded by the coding sequence ATGACCGTTGCTGTTCAGTTCTCCCCGTCGTCGAGACCGTCCCCACCACGGCGCCGCTTCGGCTTCGTGTTCGCGGCTCTCGCACTCGCCACGGCCGGCTGCTCCGCTTCAGCCGCTTCAGACGACTCCGCCTACACCCTGGGCCTCATCACCAGCCAGACCGGCACCGGCAGCCAGCTCGGCGTCGGCGAGCTGCAGGGCGCGCAGCTGGCGGTGGACCAGATCAACGCGCGCGGCGGCGTCAACGGCAAGCCCCTGCGGCTGCGCACCGCCGACGACCAGAGCAATCCCGCGCAGGCCGTACTGCAGACGCGCAAGATGCTCGGCAGCGTCGACGCGCTCGTCGGACCGTCGCTGTCGGGTCCGTGCCAGGCCGTGATCCCGCTGGCGTCCAGCGCGCAGCTGATCGACTACTGCCTTTCCCCCGGTGTGAAGCCGAAACCGGGCTCGTACCAGTGGTCGGCCAGCGCGCCGACCGACACGCTCGCCGAGCGGCTGCTGGCGTACTGGAAGAGCCAGGGCATCACGCGCGTCGGGCTCATCTACACCACCGACGCGAGCGGTCTCGACGGCGCGCACGCGATCCAGTCGGCCGCCGCGCACACGGGCGTTTCCGTGGTGGGACAGGCCAGCTACAGCCCCACCGCGGTGTCGGTGACCTCGCAGCTGCAAGCCACCACCTCGGGCCAGCCGCAGGCGCTGGTGGTGTGGAGCAGCGGCGCGGCCGCGGGTGTCGCGTTCAAGGGCATCGACCAAATGGGACTCAAGCTCCCGGTCGCGACCACTGACGGCAACCTCACCTACGCGTTCCTGCGCCGCATCGCCGACTACACGCCGGACACGTTGCTCATCCCGGCCACGCGCGACTTCTGGTGGCAGCAGCAGAACCCGAGCACCCAGGTGCAGCAGCTGGAACGCGGCTACCACGACGAGTTCCGCGCCCGCTACGGTGCCGACCCCGACTTCGGCCCCGGCGTCGCCTACGACGGGGTGCTGCTCGTCGCGCAGGCGCTGGAGAAGGCGCACGGCAACGTCGCCGCAACCCGTGACGCACTGGAGAGCCTGCGCGGGGTCTCAGGTGTCGTCGGCACTTATTCGTTCGCCCGGGACAACCACCGCGGGATCGGCGCCGACGACGTCGGCATCGTGCGCGCGACCGGTGGCCGGCTGACCTTCGTGGGGAGATGA
- a CDS encoding IclR family transcriptional regulator has product MKKPALDPAGAHSPAPQYPIDSVDKALRILLLLGDRPELRMTDVAEYLGVASSTAHRLLAMLQYRGFIRQDARTKTYRPGTSLTAVAFAILQRFDVRETLRPFLEKLNNEFAETVHLAILDGTTVRFIEAIESPRAVRVASRLGQAMPANCTSTGKALLAELSTEDLHRMYPDEQLETLTPNSIGTRSELELEIESVRRRGYSTSSEESEEGVASVAVAFPAGNLPARLALNVSLPVGRLSRAEVRQIGERLKETVAEATPLLH; this is encoded by the coding sequence ATGAAGAAGCCCGCTCTCGACCCCGCCGGCGCGCACTCGCCCGCACCGCAGTACCCGATCGACTCGGTCGACAAGGCGCTTCGGATCCTCCTGCTGCTGGGGGATCGCCCCGAGCTGCGGATGACGGACGTCGCCGAGTACCTGGGTGTCGCCTCTTCCACCGCGCACCGCCTGCTGGCGATGCTGCAGTACCGCGGTTTCATCCGGCAGGACGCGCGAACGAAGACCTACCGGCCGGGCACCTCGCTCACGGCCGTCGCCTTCGCGATCCTGCAGCGGTTCGACGTGCGCGAGACGCTGCGCCCGTTCCTCGAGAAGCTCAACAACGAGTTCGCCGAGACCGTGCACCTCGCGATCCTCGACGGCACCACGGTGCGGTTCATCGAGGCCATCGAAAGCCCGCGCGCGGTCCGGGTCGCCTCGCGGCTGGGCCAGGCGATGCCCGCCAACTGCACCTCGACCGGCAAGGCGCTGCTCGCCGAGCTGTCCACCGAGGACCTGCACCGGATGTACCCGGACGAGCAGCTGGAGACTCTCACGCCCAACTCGATCGGCACGCGCAGCGAGCTGGAGCTGGAGATCGAGAGTGTGCGCCGGCGCGGCTATTCGACCAGCAGCGAGGAGAGCGAAGAGGGCGTGGCGTCGGTCGCCGTCGCCTTCCCCGCCGGGAACCTCCCCGCGCGGCTCGCGCTGAACGTCTCGCTGCCGGTCGGGCGGCTGTCGCGCGCCGAGGTCCGGCAGATCGGCGAACGTCTCAAGGAGACGGTCGCCGAAGCCACGCCGCTGTTGCATTAA
- a CDS encoding class II aldolase/adducin family protein → MTELQQERQLVSDACRVLAARGLAEGFLGHVSLRIDDERLLVRCRGQQERGLAWTTPEDIRLVDLDGAAAASGELDGWSVPNELPLHTEVLRADPEVKAVVHAHPPSVVAADLAGLAIRPIVGAYDIPGAKLAAGGVPVYPRGVLVRNRALAKEMVSAMAGRPVVLLRGHGLTSSGGSVQEAVLRALSVDTLARMALDVVSAGGRLADLPPEDLAELPDLGPAFNEGVAWRHELARLGQRTSC, encoded by the coding sequence ATGACCGAGTTGCAGCAGGAACGGCAGCTCGTCTCCGACGCCTGCCGCGTGCTCGCCGCCCGCGGGCTGGCGGAAGGGTTCCTCGGCCATGTTTCCCTGCGCATCGATGACGAACGCCTCCTCGTCCGCTGCCGCGGGCAGCAGGAGCGGGGCCTGGCGTGGACCACGCCCGAGGACATCCGGCTGGTCGACCTCGACGGCGCGGCCGCGGCGTCCGGGGAGCTCGACGGCTGGTCGGTCCCCAACGAGCTGCCCCTGCACACCGAGGTGCTGCGCGCCGATCCCGAGGTGAAGGCCGTGGTGCACGCGCACCCGCCGTCGGTCGTCGCGGCGGACCTGGCGGGGCTGGCGATCCGGCCCATCGTGGGCGCCTACGACATCCCCGGCGCCAAGCTCGCGGCCGGCGGCGTGCCCGTGTACCCGCGCGGGGTCCTGGTCCGCAACCGCGCGCTGGCGAAGGAAATGGTCTCCGCGATGGCCGGCCGGCCGGTCGTTCTGCTGCGTGGGCACGGCCTCACGAGCAGCGGCGGTTCGGTGCAGGAAGCGGTGCTGCGCGCGTTGTCTGTGGACACGCTCGCACGGATGGCGCTGGACGTGGTGAGTGCCGGCGGCCGGCTCGCCGACCTGCCGCCCGAGGACCTGGCGGAGCTGCCCGACCTGGGGCCCGCCTTCAACGAGGGCGTGGCCTGGCGCCACGAGCTCGCCCGGCTCGGCCAGCGCACCAGCTGTTAA
- a CDS encoding NAD(P)/FAD-dependent oxidoreductase, with protein sequence MSTVVIVGASVGGVRTAQALRAQGHDGRIVLVGAEPHLPYDKPPLSKQFLAGAWEHDRLALLTAEEAAADGIELRLGVAATGVDPVARTVELAEGTDLGYDTLVIATGATARPSPWAAESGVHVLRTLTDGTGLRAALAEPGPLVVVGGGFIGAEVAATAHAAGREVTVVDPLPAPIARVLGDEVGRLVGDVHRRHGVETRFGIGVRAVSGRVGALDITLTDGTVLPAGTAVVGIGAVPAVEWLADSGLELDNGLVCDEFCRATGHPEIFGVGDVARWFHAGHGEHVRVEHWTNAVEQAACVAHNVVHPEEPVQYRPTEYAWSDQYDWKIQIAGRPNRATGFELAGDPTTDAPRFAALYRDETGRLSAAVTVNWPKLLVAARRLITAGTPYEEGLSVLDKLIAPVSAA encoded by the coding sequence ATGAGCACGGTCGTGATCGTCGGCGCGTCGGTGGGCGGTGTCCGCACGGCGCAGGCGCTGCGGGCGCAGGGCCACGACGGCCGGATCGTCCTCGTCGGAGCCGAACCGCATCTGCCCTACGACAAACCGCCGCTGTCCAAGCAGTTCCTCGCCGGCGCGTGGGAGCACGACCGGCTGGCGCTGCTCACGGCGGAGGAAGCCGCCGCCGACGGCATTGAGCTGCGGCTCGGCGTCGCGGCGACGGGCGTCGACCCGGTCGCGCGTACGGTCGAGCTGGCCGAGGGGACCGACCTCGGCTACGACACCCTCGTGATCGCCACCGGCGCCACCGCGCGGCCGTCGCCGTGGGCCGCCGAATCCGGGGTGCACGTGCTCCGGACCCTCACCGACGGCACGGGCTTGCGGGCCGCGCTCGCCGAACCGGGGCCGCTCGTGGTCGTCGGCGGCGGGTTCATCGGCGCCGAGGTCGCGGCCACCGCCCACGCCGCCGGCCGCGAGGTCACCGTCGTCGACCCGCTGCCGGCGCCGATCGCGCGCGTGCTCGGCGACGAGGTGGGCCGGCTGGTCGGCGACGTGCACCGGCGCCACGGCGTCGAGACGCGCTTCGGCATCGGCGTCCGGGCGGTGTCCGGGCGGGTGGGCGCGCTGGATATCACGCTCACCGACGGGACGGTGCTACCCGCGGGCACGGCAGTCGTCGGCATCGGCGCGGTGCCGGCGGTCGAATGGCTCGCCGATTCGGGGCTGGAGCTGGACAACGGCCTCGTGTGCGACGAGTTCTGCCGCGCCACCGGGCACCCGGAGATCTTCGGCGTCGGCGACGTCGCCCGCTGGTTCCACGCCGGCCACGGCGAGCACGTGCGCGTCGAGCACTGGACCAACGCGGTCGAGCAGGCGGCGTGCGTGGCGCACAACGTCGTCCACCCGGAGGAGCCGGTGCAGTACCGGCCGACCGAGTACGCGTGGAGCGACCAGTACGACTGGAAGATCCAGATCGCGGGACGGCCGAACCGGGCGACCGGCTTCGAGCTGGCCGGAGATCCCACCACCGATGCACCGCGGTTCGCCGCGCTCTACCGCGACGAAACCGGCCGGCTTTCCGCGGCCGTCACGGTGAACTGGCCGAAGCTGCTCGTCGCCGCGCGCCGGCTCATCACCGCCGGAACCCCCTACGAGGAAGGACTTTCCGTGCTGGACAAGCTGATCGCCCCGGTGAGCGCGGCATGA
- a CDS encoding ferredoxin: MAKLTADTDLCQGYGNCLTTAEDVYDIDDDGKVVLLTETIPETDRARVEAAARSCPVKALGVVDG, encoded by the coding sequence ATGGCCAAGCTCACCGCCGACACCGACCTCTGCCAGGGGTACGGCAACTGCCTCACCACCGCCGAAGACGTCTACGACATCGACGACGACGGCAAAGTCGTCCTGCTGACCGAAACCATCCCCGAGACCGACCGCGCCCGCGTCGAAGCGGCCGCGCGCAGCTGCCCGGTCAAGGCACTGGGGGTGGTCGACGGATGA
- the hcaB gene encoding 3-(cis-5,6-dihydroxycyclohexa-1,3-dien-1-yl)propanoate dehydrogenase, with amino-acid sequence MTGWLEGRRALVVGAGSGIGRAVVDAFRSEGARVAVLERDAAKAAALEAEVPDVPVTVGDATTRVANDSAVAAAVAAFGGLDVLVNCVGVFDFYRSIEDLDADVLDDAFDEMFRTNVKSHLHSVKAALPELKRSGHGVVLLTESTSSYYPGRGGVLYLSSKFAVRGLVTALAHDLAPEIRVNGVAPGGTLGTDLRGLPSLGTAERSLGDAPRRAEELAARVPLHVALSGEDHAWSYVFLASDRARGITGQAVHPDGGIGVSAPRKRS; translated from the coding sequence GTGACGGGCTGGCTGGAGGGCCGCCGCGCGCTCGTCGTCGGCGCCGGTTCGGGCATCGGCCGGGCCGTGGTCGACGCGTTCCGCTCGGAAGGCGCCCGCGTCGCCGTGCTCGAACGCGATGCGGCCAAGGCGGCCGCGCTCGAAGCCGAGGTCCCGGATGTGCCGGTCACGGTCGGCGACGCCACCACGCGAGTGGCCAACGACAGCGCGGTGGCCGCCGCCGTCGCCGCGTTCGGCGGCCTCGACGTGCTCGTCAACTGCGTCGGTGTCTTCGACTTCTACCGCAGCATCGAGGACCTCGACGCCGACGTGCTCGACGACGCGTTCGACGAGATGTTCCGCACCAACGTCAAGAGCCACCTGCATTCGGTGAAGGCTGCGCTGCCCGAGCTGAAGCGCTCGGGTCACGGCGTGGTGCTGCTGACCGAGTCGACGTCGTCGTACTACCCGGGGCGCGGCGGCGTGCTGTACCTGTCGTCGAAGTTTGCCGTGCGCGGGCTCGTCACCGCGCTCGCGCACGACCTCGCGCCGGAGATCCGCGTGAACGGCGTCGCGCCCGGCGGGACGCTGGGCACCGACCTGCGCGGCCTGCCCAGCCTCGGCACCGCCGAGCGCAGCCTCGGCGACGCGCCGCGGCGGGCCGAGGAGCTCGCCGCGCGCGTGCCCCTGCACGTGGCGCTCAGCGGCGAGGACCACGCGTGGAGCTACGTGTTCCTCGCCTCCGACCGCGCTCGCGGCATCACCGGTCAGGCCGTCCACCCCGACGGCGGCATCGGTGTTTCCGCGCCCCGCAAGCGATCCTGA
- a CDS encoding 3-phenylpropionate/cinnamic acid dioxygenase subunit beta — protein MTTETHSSRSPLGAHASRILRTGRPLPFDDARHLRAHQWLVDEAWLLDAQDYEQWLTTLTEDIHYLMPVRVTTALGAGFDTAPGMAHFDEDKYSLSRRVARFMTEHAWTEDPPSRLRHHLSNVRTFATEDDNHLVVESATLLFRSRGDVLSGSIVSAGREDLLRSTPDGWQLARRTILVDDSVIRMQNLAIFL, from the coding sequence ATGACCACCGAGACGCACTCCAGCCGCTCGCCGCTCGGGGCGCACGCGTCCCGCATCCTGCGCACCGGCCGGCCGCTGCCGTTCGACGACGCCCGCCACCTCCGGGCCCACCAGTGGCTGGTCGACGAAGCGTGGCTGCTCGACGCGCAGGACTACGAGCAGTGGCTGACCACGCTCACCGAGGACATCCACTACCTGATGCCGGTGCGCGTCACCACCGCGCTGGGCGCCGGGTTCGACACCGCGCCGGGGATGGCGCACTTCGACGAGGACAAGTACTCGCTGTCGCGGCGCGTCGCGCGGTTCATGACCGAGCACGCCTGGACCGAGGACCCGCCTTCGCGCCTGCGCCACCACCTGTCCAACGTGCGCACCTTCGCGACCGAAGACGACAACCACCTCGTCGTGGAGTCCGCGACGCTGCTGTTCCGCAGCCGCGGCGACGTGCTGTCCGGCTCGATCGTCTCCGCCGGGCGCGAGGATCTGCTGCGCAGCACGCCCGACGGCTGGCAGCTCGCGCGGCGCACGATCCTCGTCGACGATTCGGTGATCCGCATGCAGAACCTGGCGATCTTCCTGTGA